One Coprobacter fastidiosus genomic window, GGAAGTGCCGGATTGACACCATTCTCTTCGGTAGGATACAGTTTTGGCGGTTCGATTCCGAACGGTTCTTATACACAAGTCGGGGAAGGTGGTATCAGTCAGGCTTTTATCGGATTGAGCGGACATATTTATAAAGGCCTTTATCTCGGGGCTAATGTGTCATATCTTTTTGGAAATATAGAGCATACCACGACTTTGTTGCCTACGGATAATACGATCGGAAGTATTTTCTTGAAAAAATTGCATGTTTCGGATTTTCGAGTTGAGTTCGGGTTACAATATACGCACAATATAAATAAGAAAAACCGGATTACCGTAGGGGCGGTTTATACTCCAGAGAAAAAATTGCTCGGCCGTACTTATACTTATGAGGAAATTTATTCTACAACTTCCGGGTCGACTTCTATATCGAGATCAGATTCATCGAGTATAAAATCGAGATATTCTCTTCCTACCTCCATAGGTGCAGGTTTTACCTATGTATGGGATGAACGATTGACTGTAGGAGCTGATGTCACTTTTCAGGATTGGAGCAGTGTGAGGTATGACGGAGTGAAAGACAGTTTGAACAATCGTTTAAAAGTGGCTATTGGTGCGGAGTTTTTGCCAAATCCGATGTCGGGGAATTATATGAAACGTATGCGTTATCGGTTAGGGGCATTTTATAATCATTCTTATCTCAAAGTCAAGGGATGTGATATAGATGAATATGGGATTACTTGCGGTTTCGGATTTCCGGTAAGACGAGATAAATCTATATTGAACCTTTCTTTGGAATATTTAAATAGGCAATCTACGCCGACATCATTTATTCGTGAAAACTTTTTAAGAGTTTCATTGAGTCTTACCTTTAATGAACTTTGGTTCTTTAAACGGAAATTTGAATAACCGTTGTTTTACAAAATACAGAGAGATGTTGTTCGATAAAAAGAATAACATCTCTTTCTGTTTTTTATAAAAACAATAAAAAGAGAGATATTAATTGCGGCTCTGTAACTAAATATTTAATTTTGCCTTTAATATAAAGAACCGAAAAACAGAATGAATACGATTCGCAGAACTTTATTAGGATTTCCGCTTACCGGTATTGCGTTTGCAGTGGCATTTATCTTAATGTCCGTTTTTTTTAGTTCCTGTGATAAGAAAGTAAAAAATGAAGTGGTTAAAGCCTTTTCAGATCCGCATAAAGTTCCCTCGTTAAGTAGTTTCGATGTAACGACATTGATTTCGGATTCGGGAATTACTCGTTATCGTATCAAGGCTAAAGAATGGTTGATGTTTGAAAATGCGAAAGAACCGTATTGGTTATTTCCGCAAGGAATTTATGTGGAAAAATTCGATGAGAATTTTCATGTAGATGCTTTTATTATGGGAGATTCAGCTATTTTTTATAAATATAAGCAGCTTTGGGAACTCAGGGGGAATGTAAAGATGGCTAATTTGCAGGATGAAAGATTCTTTACCGAGTTACTTTTCTGGGATCAAAAAAAACGTGAGATATATTCGGATAGTGCCATTCATATTGAAAAAGTGGATCGCATAATAGAAGGGATCGGTTTTGTTTCTAATGAACCTATGACTCAGTACACGATACGTCGGACAACCGGAATTTTTCCAATGAAATCGCCTGCCGAAGAACAGCGGGGTGAATCGGACAGTTTAAAAAATGTGAGAGATACGAATGCTCGTCGTTATGCACCGCAAAAGAAAGGAGAAAAATCATGACTACGGTCTTTATGATAATTATTCCATTGCTGTTGTCTGCATTTTTTTCGGGCATAGAAATTGCATTTGTATCTTCAAATAAGGTCCGTTTTGAATTGGATATGAAGAAAAAGACGCTTCTTGGGCGTATTCTTAATTTATTCTATCATCATCAGGAAGAGTTCATTTCTACGATGCTTGTCGGCAATAACATCGCGTTGGTCGTTTACGGTATCGGTATGGCCGATTTGCTCTCTCCGGTATTCTCCTTTATTTGGGATCAGGAGATATTTATTATATTGGGACAAACTGTCGTATCGACATTGATCGTTCTTCTGACAGCCGAATTTCTGCCTAAAACTATTTTTCGGATTAATCCTAACTTATCATTAAAAGTTTTTGCCATACCGCTTTATGTTTTTTATCTGTTGCTATATCCGATTGCGAAATTTACATCATTGCTTTCATCCGGAATCTTAAAGATAGGAGGGGTTCGCATCGATCGGTCGGGGGATGATGGGACTATGAGTAAGGTCGATCTTGATTTTTTTATTCAACAAAGTATAGATAAGTCGCAGGGAGAAGCAGAAGTCGATACAGAAGTTAAAATTTTTCAGAATGCTTTGGACTTTTCTAATTTACGCATTCGTGAATGTATGATTCCCCGTACAGAGATTGTAGCGGTTGATATCGATATGTCATCGGAGAAGGATTTGGTTACTCTATTTATTGAAACCGGACTTTCTAAAATTTTGGTTTATAGAGATAATATTGATAATGTATTGGGTTATATACATTCTTCCGAAATGTTTAAACAAGCAGCAGATTGGAAGTCTTATATTAAGCCTATATTGTTAGTTCCGGAGACGATGACCGCTCAGAAATTAATGAAAAATTTGATGCAACAGAAAAAAAGTATCGCTGTCGTTGTGGACGAGTTTGGCGGAACTGCCGGTATTGTGACGCTTGAAGATCTGGTTGAGGAAATATTCGGAGATATTGAAGACGAGCACGATACGTTGAATTATATTGCACGGAGAACCGGAGAAAACTGTTATGAGTTCTCAGGACGTGTCGAAATAGAAAAGATTAATGAGCTTTTTGATATAGGGTTACCCGAGTCTGATGAGTATATGACAATTGCCGGATATATTCTTTATCATTATAAAACGATACCTAAGCCCGGAGAAACGATTGAAATAGAGAATTATAAATTTGAGATATTAAAAGGAAATAGAACCAAAATAGAGTTGGTGAAAATGAAAATTGAGAACTAAAGGAAATTTTTGACTTTACGATATGTTTGTAAATGCTTTTTTTCGTATCTTCGTGCACTTACTTGGAAAATAATTTAAAAAAATATAAAACTAAAAACACAATCTAATAAATGGCTACGTTACAAAAAATCAGAGGTAAAGCCGGCCTTCTTGTCGGAGTGATCGGGGTGGCTTTACTGGCTTTTATCGTGGGAGACCTTTTAAATTCAGGTCATACTTTCTTTAACATGAACCGCAATAAAATAGCGGTAGTTAACGGTAAAAAAATTACTCCGGAAGAATTTCAGGCACAAGTTCAGACTCGTACCGAAGAGATGCAGAATATGTATAGAAGACAATATGGCATGTCTCTTCCCGAAGGTGCAGCTTCTCGTATAAACAAGGAAGTATATGATCAGATGGTGCAGGATATTTTGTTAACGGATGCTACTGCCGAATTGGGCCTTACGGTATCTAAAGAAGAGTTGGCCGATTTGTTGCAGGGAGATAATATCGTGCCTATGGTAAAACAACAATTTACCGATCCTCAAACCGGAGTTTTTAATAAAGACTTGTTGTTGAATTTCTTGCAAGTGGTCCTTAATGAGGATGAGTCGAATCTTAATGGAGAAATGGCACAACAGCTCAAAGCTCGACGCGAGGCTTGGTTAAATATTGAAAAGACAGTGAAACAACAACAGCTGGTCGGAAAATATTTTACTTTGTTGTCAAAATCTATGGCTCCGAATAAGCTCGATTTGGAAGCTGCTTATAACGGTGCTAAAAATAGTGTAGATTTTGCGTATGCAGAACAATCTTATACTTCTATACCCGATTCTACGGTAGTTATCAGCGAATCTGAGTTGAAAAATCTATACAACAAGCAGAAAGAAAACTTTAAGCAGGATGAAAAGCGTGAAGTAAAATTCTTTGCAGTAGATATAGTTCCGAGTGAAGGTGATTATAAGATGACCGAAGAAAAGATTAATAACCTTAAAGAAAATTTTTCTACGACAGACGATATTGCCGGAATGTTGAGCTTTAATACGGATGTTCCTTATGTAGACGCATACGTTGCTCAAAGAGACATGGATCCGGAAATGAAAAAATTTGCAGAAACAGCTCAAATAAATGAAGTTTATGGTCCTGTTTTTGAAGATGAGTCTTATAAAATGTATCGTTTGATAGGTAAGAGCGTAGCTCCTGACTCAGTGAAGGTACGTCATATTATGTTCCCTCTTCAGGCAGATGCAAAAGTTAAGGCTCAGATGGACAGTATTTTGACTGTTTTGAAAAACGGCGGAGATTTTGCTGCTTTGGCAAAACAATTTTCGGTAGATCAGAATTCTGCTGCTAATGGTGGTGATCTCGGCTGGTTGACAGAAACTTCTGCTGTACAATTCGGACAGAAATTCGTTTCTTCTGTTTTTAATGGAGGATCAGGATATTTTACTGTGGAAACGCCGTATGGACAGCATATTATGCAGGTAACTGAGCGTACAGCTTCTGTTCCTAAGGCTAAAGTGGCACAATTGGTTCTAAAGGTACGTCCGAGTTCAGAGACTTATAGTACATTATATAACAAGGTAAGTTCTTATATCGCTGAAAACGGGAAATTAGAATCATTCGAGAAAAATGCAAAGGATAAAGGTTTCTCCTTGAATACGGTTGAATTGACTCCTGAAGATATTAGCGTAGGTATGTTGAACGACGGGCGTGAAATCGTGAAATGGGCTTATAAATCGGATAAAGGTGATATTTCAGAAATTTTCAATATAGAAAATAAGTTTCTGGTAGCAGCTCTTACGAATGTAACCCCTGCAGGTTATGCACCGTTAAAAAGTCTCGAGAGCTATCTTAAAATGCAGTTGTTGGCTGATAAAAAGGCAGATATGATTATGAAGTCATTGTCTGAAAAATCACCGAAGACTCTTGATGCCTATGCTTCAGCTATGAGTTCGAAGATCGATACGGCTAAGTTTGTAACTTTCAACACTTCTGTAATTACAGGTATCGGCCGTGAGCCGGTATTGTGCGGTGTAGCTCCTTATGCTTCGGTGGGGCAATTACAAGGTCCTGTCAAGGGGAATAATGGAGTGTATGTATTGGCTGTAACTAAGAAAGATGAAAGTTCTGTTCCTATGAATGCCGAAATGGAAAAACAAAAATATGAACAGATGATGTATTCGATTCTTTCCAGTCAGATTATGGAAGTTATGAAGGATAAAGCCGATATAGAAAATAACCGTGTGAAATTTTTCTAAATTGATGATGATAAAACAAAAAGGGAGGATGATGAGTCCTCCCTTTTTGTTTTATTCTTTTGATTAAAGATTTCTGTATATTCCGTTGTGATCTTTATACTCTTTGTTTATTTTTGTACTAAATAACGAAACGAGTGGAAAAAAAATATTTGGCAGGGAAAACATTAGATGAACTTAGCGGGATCGTCGCCCGTATGGGAATGCCTCGTTTTACAGCCGGGCAGATTGCTGCATGGCTATATGAAAAACGGGTTCGGAATATAGATGAAATGACAAATTTATCTAAACAGAATCGTGAACATCTCGCAGCTGAGTATGAGATAGGCTATTCTGTGCCCGTGGAGGAAATGCGTTCGGTGGACGGTACTGTCAAATATCTTTTTAAAACGACTTCCGGAAACTTTGTCGAGTCTGTATATATTCCTGATCGGGATAGGGCGACGCTATGTGTGTCATCTCAGGTAGGATGTAAGATGAATTGTTATTTTTGTATGACCGGTAAGCAAGGGTTCAATTCCCAGCTTACAGTTCGTGAAATTATGAATCAGATTATTTCTATACCGGAAAGTGCCAAGTTGACAAATTTGGTATTTATGGGGATGGGAGAGCCCTTGGACAATTTGGATGAAGTAATGACGGCTTTAACAATTTTGACTGCAAAATGGGGATTTGCTTGGAGTCCGAAGAGAATAACAGTTTCTACGATCGGAGTAAAACGAAACTTGACCCGTTTTTTAGAAGAAACGGATTGTCATTTGGCTGTAAGTTTGCATAATCCTTTTCCGGAGGAACGCTTGTCTATTATGCCTGTACAGAAAGCATATCCTATTGCAGATATAATATCACTGCTCCGGAATTATGACTTCAGTCATCAGCGCAGGCTGTCATTCGAATATATCATGTTTAGTGGTTTTAATGATTCCCTTAAACATGCGGAGGCGCTGGCAAAATTGTTAAAAGGATTGGATTGTCGGATAAATTTGATTCGTTTTCATGCAATTCCGGGAGTAAACCTTAAAACGTCAGTTGAATCGGATATGGTTATTTTCAGGGATTATTTGAATCGCAAGGGATTTACTTGTACGATACGTACATCGCGAGGTGAAGATATATTCGCTGCGTGCGGAATGTTATCGACTGCAAAGAAAGGCGAGATCGGCAATAAATGCTGAATAAGCTTATATATTATGACCGTGTAGAGATATTATGTTAAAATAATTGCTTATCTTAGAGCATTGAATTAGGCAAGTATAATCTAAAATAGTATTTGTCTGTTTTATATAAAGAATAAAAACTCATGGAACAAGATTATAAGATCAAGGTAGGAATTACTCAAGGTGATATAAATGGAGTCGGATATGAAGTTATTTTGAAGACATTGTCAGACCCTCGTATAACAGAAATGTGTACCCCTGTGGTATATGGCTCTTCAAAAGTGGCGGCCTATCATCGTAAGGCATTGGATTTGCCGACTATTAATTTCAATATTATTACCAATGCCGAGCAGATATCGGACATGAAGTTGAATATGATCAACTGTATCGATGAAGAAGTAAAAGTCGAATTGTCAAGACCAACGGCTCAGGCAGGTGAAGCGGCTTACCGGGCTTTGGAGAGTGCTACGAATGACTTAGAAAACGGGTTAATAGATGTGTTGGTGACAGCGCCTATTAATAAACATACGATCCAGTCCGATAAATTTGAGTTTCCCGGGCATACCGAATATTTGGAGAAAAAATTAGGAAAAGGCAAAAAATCTTTAATGATATTATTGAATGATATTTTGCGTGTAGCTTTAGTGACAGGGCACATTCCTTTATCTGAAGTACCTTCTCGGATTACCAAATCGGATATTGTACAGAAATTGCGTATTTTCAATCACTGTTTAAAGCAAGACTTCGGTATTGTAAAGCCTCGTATTGCGGTTTTGTCATTGAACCCGCATGCCGGAGAAGACGGACTTCTTGGAAATGAAGAGAAAGAGATTATTATTCCTGCATTGAAAGAGGCCGAAGAAATGGATATTCTTTGTTTCGGGCCTTATGCAGCTGATGGATTCTTTGGTTCAGGTCATTTTTCTAAGTTCGATGGTGTTTTGGCTATGTACCATGACCAAGGGCTTGCTCCGTTTAAGACTTTAGCGATGGAAGATGGCGTAAATTATACTGCCGGGCTACCTTTTATACGCACTTCGCCGGCCCATGGTACAGCGTATGATATTGCCGGAGAGAATAAAGCTTCGGAAGAGTCGTTCCGGCATGCTCTTTACTTGGCATTAGATGTTTTTGCTTGTCGTAATAATTATCGTCAAATGAAAGCTAATCCTCTTCGTCGTCAATATTTTGATAAAAGTGGAGACAATGAAGTTCTTGATCTTAATGCTCCTGAGAAGGAGTGATTTGTTTGGGGTCTCAACCTTCCTGATAGGGGTAATATTTTGTTAGATTTTTTCAAACTCTTTTCCTGTTTTTTATTTGTTAGATAGCTTGTTATTGTTTTCATAAGTATTTAGAGGCGATAGCAGGGAGGGGGGAAATGTGTTTATATTTTCGGACAGATAAAATCTATAATATCGTTAGTTAATAATTCTTTTGTTAATAGAGAACTGATAGATGTGTGAAATTCAGAGATTGTTTTGATTAAAAGAATATTCCTTCAGAGCCAATCTGAATTTTGCTCGGGTAAGGTTTTGGAGTTTTTTCGAGTATGTTTTGTCGTTTTTATGAGGAGGATAGCGGGCTATCTGATGAGTGAAGAAGGGAAAACAGACCGGAAGAAAGCGCAAAGATGACCTGATAGTATTTTTATTGGAAAAATTAGATAGTCTCCAAAACAAAAATGGAGTCGAACGGTTACATATATAAATAAGGGAGGTCTTGGAAAAGATGGAAATAGGAATTTTGTTGTAGATAAAAATATTGAGAAGACCTGTATTTGTAGATGTTTATTATATCGTGTTTAAATCGGACACTCTTGTCAGTTGCATTTAAATAGAATTATTGTGTACGGTGTATAACTGTGCTACGAAGGGAGGAATATGAAACAAAACAGACATCAGAACATTATGTTTGAGGCAGCATTGAAACCGATCGACACTGATCCTGTAGATTTATTTTTTTTTCGTCCTGTCGGATACCGTTGTGCTTTGTTTTTCCATAAGTTAGGCTTGTTGCCCAATACTATTACAGTTGTTTCCATATTATTGGGGATATCTTCGGGATTCTTTTTATATTTTGAGGATATATGGTATAATATAATTGGAATATTATTATTGTTTTGCACACATCTTTTGGATTGTACGGACGGACAATTAGCACGAATGATCGGACGTTATTCTCGGTTAGGACGGATTTTAGATCATTTGAGCGGGTGTGCCTGGTCTGTTTCTGTTTATATGGCGTTATGTTTACGTTTAATGAATTCAGGTTGGGATTTTTCTGTCTTTTTTTTAGCCTTGATTACCGGATATTTTCATTTTAGGCAAGCTTCTGCTATCGATTATTATCGTAATTTTTATTATCTTTTTTCACGGAAAGAATTAGTTTGTGAATTTGAATATAAGACGCAATTGCACTTGAAGTATAAACGATTGAGTTGGAAGGCTGATTTTTATAGGAAATTTTTTTTGTCTTTCTATCTTCAATATATGGTTTATCAAGAAAGATTTACTCCGGATATGCAAGAGTTGCGTCGGTTATTAAAGAAACGGTTTGGCAATGATATTCCGGATTGGTTGAGGATACAATTCGAAGAAAAAAGTCTTCCGTTGATGATGTATAGTGGTATGTTATCTTTTAATATACGTATTATTACCTTGTTTATTGCTGTTTTGTTTGATGCTCTGTGGATTTATTTTCTGTTCGAACTTACGATATTGAATGCAATATTGTTCTATCTGATATACAGACATGAAAAAGTTTGCCGTTATTTTATTGAAAAGTTGAATCGAATATAGCTTTCAGATTTTAAACACAACCAAAGAGTTCGTTCGTTAGGTATAGAAGTGTGTTTAAAAAATTGCTTTTAAGAATCTTAATATATGTGGCTTTGTATCTTTTTAAAAAGTCGTATCTTTGTGAAAAGTTTACGGATCGGAATAAATTGAGTGTCCGACAAATATTTAACCGAAATAAAGTAAAGTATTAAGGATGGGAAAAGTTTTAATTATAGGAGCCGGCGGAGTAGGTACGGTAGTTGCTCATAAAGTAGCGCAAAATCCGGATGTTTTTACAGAAATAGTGTTGGCAAGCCGGACGAAATCGAAATGCGATGCTATTGCAAAGGCAATCGGTAGCGACCGGATAATCACAGATCAGGTAGATGCCGATAATGTAAACGAATTGATAAAGTTATTCAATACGCATAAGCCGGATATTGTAATTAATGTTGCACTTCCTTATCAGGATTTGACGATTATGGATGCTTGTTTAGCTTGCGGTGTAAATTATTTGGATACGGCAAATTATGAGCCGCTTGATGAAGCTAAATTTGAATATAAGTGGCAATGGGCATATCAGGAACGTTTCAAAAAGGCGGGATTGACAGCTATTCTGGGTTGCGGTTTTGATCCAGGTGTATCGGGTGTATATACGGCTTATGCCGCAAAGCATTATTTTAAAGAAATGCACTATCTGGATATTGTCGATTGCAATGCCGGAGATCATGGTAAAGCTTTTGCGACAAACTTTAATCCGGAAATTAATATTCGGGAGGTTACGCAAAAGGGAAAATATTATGAAAACGGCAAATGGATTTATACAGAGCCTCATGAAATTCATAAACCGCTGAATTACCCGAATATAGGTCCGAAAGAATCGTATGTGATTTACCATGAAGAATTGGAGTCGTTGGTGAAAAATTATCCGACATTGAAACGTGCGCGTTTCTGGATGACTTTCGGACAGGAATATCTGACTCATTTAAGAGTAATTCAAAATATAGGAATGGCGCGTATCGATCCTATTATGTATAATGGGGTGGAAATTGTTCCGATACAATTTTTGAAAGCAGTGCTTCCTAATCCTGGAGAGCTCGGTGAAAATTATGTAGGTGAAACATCTATCGGCTGTCGTATTAAGGGTATTGATAAAGAAGGTAAAGAGATGACCTATTATGTCTATAATAATTGTAGCCATCATGCTGCTTATCTCGAAACGGGAGCACAAGGAGTCAGTTACACTACCGGAGTTCCGGCTATGATAGGTGCAATGATGTTCTTAAAAGGTCTGTGGAAAAAGCCCGGAGTCTATAATGTAGAGGAATTCGATCCCGATCCGTTTATGGAACAGTTGAACAAGCAAGGATTGCCTTGGCATGAAATATTTAATGAAGACTTGGAAGTCTGATCGACATTCGTTTTTGAACGATTATATATTGAATTATTGTCATTCTGGAGAAGATACCGGAATGACAATATTATTTTTAGAGCCTGTTCGATCTTTGTATAAACCTTTTTTATTACTTTCGAGATTTTGATGAGAGACAGTTACCAATCTATTTTTCGTAGCCCTTTTTGTTTTAAATAAGTTATTAGTTCTTGAGGACGATCAGTCTGAATTATTGTTGCTTTATTTTTCAGAACCCATCCCCAACTATTATCCGGATTATTGACTGCTTTTTCATCATCATGTCCTCCGCATAGACTTTCCCATAAGGTATTGATCCATATTCGGCAATTCGATTCGGCTATCTTATCGATATAAGATAATTGCTCGAAATCATCGGTTTTAAAACCTATTTCCATTGCTATCGGCTGAAAATCTTTTAAAAAAGAATCGATATATGGAATAGCTCCGGATGTATCTAAATCGACAATAGGCATATATATAATATTTTTGTACAGAGACAATTTCTTTTTTACATCATTCACAGAACCGCGTCCTTTTAAAATGATGTAGTTTTCCATCCCGGCTTCTTTTATAATGGGTTCAATGTCTGATAAATAATTCTCACCTTTATCAATATTGACAAGAATTTTCCCTTTACAGGCTGATAATGCCTTTTTTAAAGTCGGGATAGTTTCCTTAGAGAGCTCTCCGCTATTGTAACGTAGCTTGAAGTTCTTGAGTTCTTTTACCGTATAGTTATTTATATATCCTTTTCCGTTTGTCGTGCGATCTATACTATTGTCGTGCATTAAGACAAAATCTCCGTCTTTAGTCTTTTGTATATCTATCTCGACCATATCTGCTCCTATCGATATAGCACTTTTGATTGCTGCAATAGAGTTTTCCGGGGCATGTCTCCAATCACCCCGATGAGCAACGACAAAAATATAATCGGGTTTATTGCTTTTTAGAATAGACAATAATGCTTCTGTCCGATTATTGGCCGTAACGGTAAGATTTAAGAGTATAAGATAAAATAATAAGTGATATTTTTTCATTAATTGAAAATATGAATTATCGATTAGACAATGCAAAATAGCGAAAATCCGAAAGAGAATACAATAAATAACAAATCAAAAAATAATAATTTATAGTCAATCTCTATATTATCCCGAAAGATTTTATAAAGAAATTATCATATATGCTATTATTTGGCATATATATTTGTTTAATTTGCATTATCGATGGTACGAGGATGAATGTTATAAATGAAATGGAGAACCTTGATGTTTTTATATAAATTCTTATCTTTGAGAAATAAAATATTTAATTATGGCATTAAAAGTTGGAGATAAAATACCTGAGATTCTGGGTTATGACCAGACGGGGAAAGAGTTGAAACGAGAAGATTTTAAAGGAAAAAAATTGGTACTTTATTTTTATCCTAAAGATAATACCCCCGGATGTACGGCGGAGGCCTGCAGTTTACGAGATGCATATTCAGAATTGCAGAAAGCGGGGTATGAAATAATAGGAGTCAGTAAAGACAATGAAAAGTCTCATCAGAAGTTTATAGAAAAACAATCGCTGCCATTTTCTTTAATAGCTGATACTGAGGTACGGTTGAATCAAGAGTTTGGTGTATGGGCAGAAAAAAAGATGGCCGGGAGATCTTATATGGGAACTTTAAGGACAACATTTTTGATTGATGAGAACGGAATCATAGAGCGTGTGATAGAAAAAGTAAATACAAAAGAGCACGCTGCTCAGATTTTGAATGGAAAATAAAATAAGATAAATATGGAGAATACAGAAGAAAAAAAAGCTCCGATGGGTAAAATTCCTGTTCCGAGTGAAAAATTGAAGGCTTTGCAGGCCGCTATGGATAAAATAGAAAAAAATTATGGCAAGGGTGCAATTATGAAGATGGGGGATGACCATATCGATGAGATTGCCGTAATTCCTACAGGTTCTATTGGTTTGAATGCCGCTTTAGGTGTCGGAGGTTTTCCACGAGGCCGTGTGATCGAGATTTATGGTCCGGAATCTTCTGGTAAAACGACATTGGCGATTCATGCTATTGCCGAAGCTCAGAAAGCCGGAGGCATTGCGGCAATTATAGATGCAGAACATGCTTTTGACCGTTTTTATGCAGAAAAATTAGGGGTCGATGTAGAGAACTTATGGATATCTCAACCGGATAGCGGAGAACAGGCTTTGGAGATTGCAGAGCAACTGATACGCTCTTCTGCCGTAGATATTGTTGTTATCGATTCAGTTGCAGCGTTGACTCCTAAGGCTGAGTTAGAAGGAGATATGGGAGAATCTAAAATGGGATTACAGGCACGTCTTATGTCTCAGGCTTTGCGTAAATTGACGGCTACAATAAGTAAGACAAATACTA contains:
- a CDS encoding saccharopine dehydrogenase family protein, producing MGKVLIIGAGGVGTVVAHKVAQNPDVFTEIVLASRTKSKCDAIAKAIGSDRIITDQVDADNVNELIKLFNTHKPDIVINVALPYQDLTIMDACLACGVNYLDTANYEPLDEAKFEYKWQWAYQERFKKAGLTAILGCGFDPGVSGVYTAYAAKHYFKEMHYLDIVDCNAGDHGKAFATNFNPEINIREVTQKGKYYENGKWIYTEPHEIHKPLNYPNIGPKESYVIYHEELESLVKNYPTLKRARFWMTFGQEYLTHLRVIQNIGMARIDPIMYNGVEIVPIQFLKAVLPNPGELGENYVGETSIGCRIKGIDKEGKEMTYYVYNNCSHHAAYLETGAQGVSYTTGVPAMIGAMMFLKGLWKKPGVYNVEEFDPDPFMEQLNKQGLPWHEIFNEDLEV
- a CDS encoding glycerophosphodiester phosphodiesterase family protein is translated as MKKYHLLFYLILLNLTVTANNRTEALLSILKSNKPDYIFVVAHRGDWRHAPENSIAAIKSAISIGADMVEIDIQKTKDGDFVLMHDNSIDRTTNGKGYINNYTVKELKNFKLRYNSGELSKETIPTLKKALSACKGKILVNIDKGENYLSDIEPIIKEAGMENYIILKGRGSVNDVKKKLSLYKNIIYMPIVDLDTSGAIPYIDSFLKDFQPIAMEIGFKTDDFEQLSYIDKIAESNCRIWINTLWESLCGGHDDEKAVNNPDNSWGWVLKNKATIIQTDRPQELITYLKQKGLRKIDW
- the bcp gene encoding thioredoxin-dependent thiol peroxidase, with the protein product MALKVGDKIPEILGYDQTGKELKREDFKGKKLVLYFYPKDNTPGCTAEACSLRDAYSELQKAGYEIIGVSKDNEKSHQKFIEKQSLPFSLIADTEVRLNQEFGVWAEKKMAGRSYMGTLRTTFLIDENGIIERVIEKVNTKEHAAQILNGK
- the recA gene encoding recombinase RecA, encoding MENTEEKKAPMGKIPVPSEKLKALQAAMDKIEKNYGKGAIMKMGDDHIDEIAVIPTGSIGLNAALGVGGFPRGRVIEIYGPESSGKTTLAIHAIAEAQKAGGIAAIIDAEHAFDRFYAEKLGVDVENLWISQPDSGEQALEIAEQLIRSSAVDIVVIDSVAALTPKAELEGDMGESKMGLQARLMSQALRKLTATISKTNTTCIFINQLRDKLGVMFGNPETTTGGNALKFYASVRLDIRRVSQIKDGDEVIGNQTRVKVVKNKVAPPFRKAEFDIMFGEGISRAGEIIDLGVEKGIIKKSGSWFSYDDTKLGQGRDAAKKCIQDNPELAEELEAKIMEALRPATK